Below is a window of Culturomica massiliensis DNA.
AAACCGTTTTACAAACGCCTAAAGAACCGGAACACGCGTCCGCAGAAAAAGAAATAGCTGCAATCCCGGGTGAAATTGCAGCTACGATCCCTTTATTGACAAACAAGAAAGCATTAAAGCGAATTATCCTGTTTTTCAGCGACGGAAGTTTTGAAGATTACCAAAAGGACTGACTAAATCAATCCTATAATTTCCCGTACACTTTTAAAATGGTTTTGTTCCAGGTAATCGTTAATACCGTTAATGATTTTTACGGTGACAGCCGGATCAATAAAATTAGCCGTACCTATTTGAACGGCCGAGGCGCCGGCGAGCAAAAATTCGATAGCATCTTCAGCAGTCATGATGCCTCCCAGACCTACAACCGGAATTTTTACGGCCTTTGCCACCTGCCACACCATTCTCAAGGCTACCGGTTTAACACAAGGTCCGCTTAATCCTCCGGTAACAGTACTCAAAACCGGTCGTCTGTTACGAATATCTACGGCCATTCCCAGCAGTGTATTGATCAGGGAGACAGAATCAGCTCCTTCGGCTTCTGCCGTCAATGCGATTTCCTGAATATCGGTGACATTGGGAGATAATTTCACCATCAGATGTTTTCCGTATACTTTCCTGACGGCTTTTACGACTTCTGCCACAGAAGAGCAACGGGTACCGAAAGCCATTCCACCTTCCTTTACATTCGGGCAGGAGATATTCAGTTCGATCCCCGGAATATTATCCAGGTCGTTTATTTTCTCTGCGGTCGCGACATAATCGGATACAGTAGACCCTGAAACATTTACCAGTATATGTGTTTTTATATCTTTTATTCCGGGATAGATATGCTCTGCAAAATAATCTACGCCTTTGTTTTGCAGTCCGACTGCATTCAACATGCCCGAAGGCGTTTCCGCCATTCGGGGATAAGGATTACCTTCCCGGGGATGCAGGGTTGTACCTTTTACAATAAAGCCTCCGAGTGCCGATAAGTCTATAAAATCCTGAAATTCGGTACCGTATCCGAATGTACCGGAAGCTGTTAATACCGGGTTCTTTAACTCCAGTTCCTTCAAGGAAATATTTAAATCTGCCATTTCAAATCGTTTATATTAAATACAGGTCCTTCCGTACACACACATTTATGTCCTTCTGTCGTATCCGTAACACAACACAGGCACGCTCCGATACCGCAAGCCATCATATTTTCCAGTGATACTTCACAATCAATATTATTAGTATAAGCATAACGTGCAACAGCTTTCATCATCGGGTCCGGACCGCAACAAAAAATATGATCGAAATGTTCTTTCAATAAAGAATGCCCGGTCGGATAGCCTTTTTCTCCGTAAGTGCCGTCCTCTGTGGTATAATGCAGGTGGGAGAATTTTCCGAAAACGTCCTTCAATATAATATCCTTTTCCGACCGGACTCCGATAAGCAAATCCGGGACAATTCCCCGTTTATTCAATTCTTTTGATAAATACAGCAAAGGGGCGATACCGACACCGCCTCCGATGAGCAGGCAGCGTCCGGATTCAGGAAGAGTAAAGCTGTTTCCCAATGGTAGTATAATGTTCAACTTTTCATTTTTCTGTAATTCCGATAACCTGGCTGTTCCGTGTCCGGCAATTTTAATCAATAAATACAATAATCCTTTTTGAGGATCAGCGTCATAAATAGAAACCGGCCGGCGTAAAAAAGTAGAGGAGGAGCCTTCTAC
It encodes the following:
- a CDS encoding dihydroorotate dehydrogenase, translated to MADLNISLKELELKNPVLTASGTFGYGTEFQDFIDLSALGGFIVKGTTLHPREGNPYPRMAETPSGMLNAVGLQNKGVDYFAEHIYPGIKDIKTHILVNVSGSTVSDYVATAEKINDLDNIPGIELNISCPNVKEGGMAFGTRCSSVAEVVKAVRKVYGKHLMVKLSPNVTDIQEIALTAEAEGADSVSLINTLLGMAVDIRNRRPVLSTVTGGLSGPCVKPVALRMVWQVAKAVKIPVVGLGGIMTAEDAIEFLLAGASAVQIGTANFIDPAVTVKIINGINDYLEQNHFKSVREIIGLI
- a CDS encoding dihydroorotate dehydrogenase electron transfer subunit, whose amino-acid sequence is MKKIIDFEVLENRKLNRDMFLLTVYSEELPEIKPGQFVNIKVEGSSSTFLRRPVSIYDADPQKGLLYLLIKIAGHGTARLSELQKNEKLNIILPLGNSFTLPESGRCLLIGGGVGIAPLLYLSKELNKRGIVPDLLIGVRSEKDIILKDVFGKFSHLHYTTEDGTYGEKGYPTGHSLLKEHFDHIFCCGPDPMMKAVARYAYTNNIDCEVSLENMMACGIGACLCCVTDTTEGHKCVCTEGPVFNINDLKWQI